The genomic DNA TTCCGTTGTGATAGCGATTGAAGCTGCATTTCCAACAAATCGGTTCGTTCGGTAACTGAACCATCGAGATTGCATTGCACGTCGAAGACGAATGCCCGCGGAAAGCCGTCCACGTCAACGAACAGACGCACCGTTTCACGATTGACTGATGGCAATTCGAGGAACATTCGATCTGCCGGATGGCTTTTTGTGACGAGCCCGCTAAGTTTGCCGCGTAGTTGTTCAGACACATTGGCGAGACGGCAGGAGATGTTCACAGGCCCCACGGCAGGGAGCTCTTGCGGATCAGATGCTGCGACGTCAACGACAATACGGTTGCGTCCGCTATCGAATGCAACATTCAGTCCCAGGTATCGACGTGGACGCTGGACGGCAAAACTGATTCGGCGGAGTGTCTGTTGACCGGATGAAGTGTCTTTCAAAACAACGACGAGTCCATTGGTGATCGACACGGACGAATCCGGCGTCTTTTCCGGGGGGGCCTTTGGTGCTTCCTTCGGTGCCGGTGGAGCGGCGTAAATGGGCGTCCCTCGCGTATCGAGCTTGTATGTGGACGTGAACAGTTTTTCTCCGGCAAATTTCAGCCATTCGGACTGCCAGTTGTCACCATCAAGAGGTTGAGAAATTGAATAACAACTCAGTTCAATCTCTTTTGGGGCGGCAGCTCCGGCGATCAATCCAAACTTCAAATCTTGAAGACGATTAGGAAAAGGCAGCACGCCTAGCTCGGGGCCATCAGAGACGGTTCGATGGGATCCATCGTCGATGACGAGTTCCGCGACTGGTAGCTTGGCCGCGATATGTTGACTCAGCAATAACGTTGTCGTGTCGATTAGGCCACCCGATTTCGACGTCGCATACCAATCAAAGTGCACCGGCATCGTTGACGTCGCGAGCGCTTCGCGGGAGAGTTTGGCTTCTAAACGAACTGTGTCTCGAGCTTCCAATACGATTGGCTCGGTCTGCGGTGTCCCCAGAGGTGTCGACGATGATTGCCAAGTAATCGCTGCCCGTGTGTCATCGGAAGGATCGATTCTCGACACGTCTACCGAAAGACGTTCCGGATCAAAATCTGCCGACAGCACCAGTGATAAAGTTTGATCGGTGGGGTTGGTGATCTCGAAACTGAATTGCTGGGTCGGTTGATATTGCAGGTCGATTTCCTCAACACCTGTTATTTGCGGGATGGCGATGTCCTCTGATGCGAGCAAATCGGCGATTCGCCGTACATCTGCATCATTGACGGCACTCCCCTGAATCGTATCGCTTTGCCATTGGCGTCTGAGTTGCCAACACATGGTTGATCGCAAGCGATCTGGCATGGAGAGAGTTTGAACGTTCAGTTCCGAAAACCGCCATGAATCACTGGGGGCAAGAAATCGCAATGCGATTTCTTGGTCAGTGATCTCACGCCCGTCGATCGGTTCTGTTGACAGTTCTGTGACCAGTGAGTCATAAAAGAGCGTGAGTGATTGTTCAAACTGATCGATCAGACTTTGGCGTTGTTGAACAGCATTCTCCTCGCCATCGGAGCGTATAAACTCAGTCAATGCGTCGTGCTGATCTTGCATGTTGCCAATCACGCTGGCAAAACCACTTTGGTCGGGCCCCCGATGAAGAGTCAGCGCGATTGATGCATAGCGGGTCAAAAGTGATGTGCGTCTTAAGACTAATTCAAGACTTGGTGTGGCTTCATGATTCATCGTCAGGGAAGACTCGAGATCCGCCAATTCAAATATTCGAAACTGTTCCTTCGCGACTTGTTCAATGAGTCGATATAGCTTGAAGCGTACCGTTGACGATAGGAACGGCGTGCGAAGCAATTGCCATGCCTTCATCGCAGAAGACTTGCTGGGGGGGGATTGGGCTAGTCGGTTTGCCGCTTGATCTCCGAGCTTCGAATCAACTTCATCGAGGTCACGAAGTACCTTCGCCATCGCAGCTTCTAAGTCTTGATCCAAGGCGGAATCTGGTTCACGAGTGATCTTGGCAAGATGGTCTGCTGATTCCACCAGCTCTTCGAGCGTTTCGGCCATCGTTTTCGACAGCGATGACGTACCGACTGCTTGAAAATAGAAGGGCAGACGATAGATGGCTTGGTCGCGTGCCTCTAAAGCTTGCGACACCAAGTGATTTCTATCGATCGCGTTTTGGTAGAGCTCCAATGCGGAGTTCATCAAGATTTTTGCGTTTGGCTCTGAACAGGCGGTGCTATTGGATCGTAATTGCCGGGCCGCAAAGTTGCGTCGCGCATCCGCTTGCTCGACCAGTTGTCGCCCCCAACCATTGTGCAGGTAATCCAGCGCGGCGGCACGTTCACCGATGAGACACGCCAGCGAGCTGACTTGAACCGTCTCCCAGTCGAATACCGGATGATCGTAAAGCCACTTGATCCAGCGAAGTTCCTGGTACCGGTCGCAATCTGTTGTCCAATTTGCCTTCATCCATGTTTCGAGCAATTTTCGATCCTGCCATCGAATCGCCCGCTCCAATCCAGGAAGATCAACGGTGTGATCCTGTTTTCCGGATTGCTCGATGATCGACAACAGAGTCAATCGGTCCGTTGTAACGGAAGGCAAGACGCTCTCGTTCGTTGCTACTGGACTGAATAGCGAATCGAGTAAAGCGTTCTTGTTGTCGTCATGCGTGGGGGCCTCTGATGCTCTGACAAGTTTTGCCAAGCGTGCCGCGGCAGTTTCACTCTGCAACCGGGATCCAAAGAATAGTTGTTGTTCGAGTGAAATTAGTTCCTGTTGCAACTCCCGAAGCAAATGAGGTCGGCGGGTAATCGCTTTTGTGTAGCCGGTGTCGTGCCGAGAATGCGGGTGAACCAGCGCCCAAGCTTTAGAAAGTTGTGAGATCTGGTTTGGACCGACCGCTGACGCACTTTTCGGCGACTTGGGCGAATGCGATTTAGCAC from Roseiconus lacunae includes the following:
- a CDS encoding carboxypeptidase-like regulatory domain-containing protein yields the protein MQHPSQSHPSWQQPAPKRSHTRAIHAFVRIAIATVLLLLIAGLTWLLFPPFFSPQTHLVLVRNSATDSIDLPIVRFAEQDFSDLASIDTWNISDWASLLQSKDSASRLGKRLQEQSLRSSDRLVMCIAAQGTTLNGEAVLLCDDFDHDEPERGSLSIRELLGQIASSSAGEKLIVLYGGSIEYSPRLGVISDSFLQLVTDAVHRTGDRSLWVYCSHSPKQSVHVETAVQRSVFGMFFAGAVAGAADANTDGHLTIDELTTFTSANVQKWVEVSSEKSQTQTPFLIWGGGETIQQNATLLAVSEANAKQSWTPSKLFENKTADRNRGSLETLVLPDADVAPGTSRRIDVTLVSADSANPSAEPASPNENAQGAKSHSPKSPKSASAVGPNQISQLSKAWALVHPHSRHDTGYTKAITRRPHLLRELQQELISLEQQLFFGSRLQSETAAARLAKLVRASEAPTHDDNKNALLDSLFSPVATNESVLPSVTTDRLTLLSIIEQSGKQDHTVDLPGLERAIRWQDRKLLETWMKANWTTDCDRYQELRWIKWLYDHPVFDWETVQVSSLACLIGERAAALDYLHNGWGRQLVEQADARRNFAARQLRSNSTACSEPNAKILMNSALELYQNAIDRNHLVSQALEARDQAIYRLPFYFQAVGTSSLSKTMAETLEELVESADHLAKITREPDSALDQDLEAAMAKVLRDLDEVDSKLGDQAANRLAQSPPSKSSAMKAWQLLRTPFLSSTVRFKLYRLIEQVAKEQFRIFELADLESSLTMNHEATPSLELVLRRTSLLTRYASIALTLHRGPDQSGFASVIGNMQDQHDALTEFIRSDGEENAVQQRQSLIDQFEQSLTLFYDSLVTELSTEPIDGREITDQEIALRFLAPSDSWRFSELNVQTLSMPDRLRSTMCWQLRRQWQSDTIQGSAVNDADVRRIADLLASEDIAIPQITGVEEIDLQYQPTQQFSFEITNPTDQTLSLVLSADFDPERLSVDVSRIDPSDDTRAAITWQSSSTPLGTPQTEPIVLEARDTVRLEAKLSREALATSTMPVHFDWYATSKSGGLIDTTTLLLSQHIAAKLPVAELVIDDGSHRTVSDGPELGVLPFPNRLQDLKFGLIAGAAAPKEIELSCYSISQPLDGDNWQSEWLKFAGEKLFTSTYKLDTRGTPIYAAPPAPKEAPKAPPEKTPDSSVSITNGLVVVLKDTSSGQQTLRRISFAVQRPRRYLGLNVAFDSGRNRIVVDVAASDPQELPAVGPVNISCRLANVSEQLRGKLSGLVTKSHPADRMFLELPSVNRETVRLFVDVDGFPRAFVFDVQCNLDGSVTERTDLLEMQLQSLSQRNVLPATDHLQVTAKLNMPVGRFENANDFVEVGLDLNKDGVPDPESRVRSYSDRQVDVALMKASADGRLSIKANVNDFVFTLPTSRLENLSINVAGRVRVGPTFHTYAPLPLYIDGEAPIVGPAEPASPNTLPIAGKEFHLDVWGFDRGSGVQRIEAVLDQDGSGAFPKAGPTIAAIRKSLRRWDLAIKLPADVTPQTLLVRGVDEVGNVGKPFPVSIDVTAENQSTATPPAQIAVRGLVQFHGKPVPDAEITVVTGTDANPMAKSSAGKPTKTRSMPNGTYQLAGLNPGKYTLMVRAVIRNRVHLVEQSIELKPSPSTVITDVTLP